In Topomyia yanbarensis strain Yona2022 chromosome 2, ASM3024719v1, whole genome shotgun sequence, one DNA window encodes the following:
- the LOC131685743 gene encoding trypsin-1-like, whose amino-acid sequence MVSILWTPSPWCLVCCVLFLNAHAEPDQTTPGGDKIVGGVVAKRHEFPFQISLQWNLGPNITRSPIHFCGGSLLNRNWVVTAAHCRVRYTRRGWIEVVAGEHDTTRDEGDEQRRRVVKFNVHRRFCGGVCPFDIGLIQVDKPFEMNENVSSIALPKQYQQFSGDCIASGWGSTSTTERPMYPEKLRKAVLPIVDFKTCYTFWFQDGTPDVLSNICAGPEDGSRSVCSGDSGGPLTQLDEKRNKTVLVGVASWGAIPCGMEQKPAVFTTVANYVDWIKENMR is encoded by the exons CCCACGCCGAGCCGGACCAAACTACACCCGGTGGTGACAAAATCGTGGGCGGTGTGGTAGCCAAACGGCACGAGTTCCCTTTTCAAATATCACTTCAGTGGAATCTCGGTCCGAACATAACCCGCTCACCGATCCACTTCTGCGGTGGGTCCCTGCTCAACCGGAACTGGGTCGTTACGGCTGCTCACTGTCGTGTGCGCTACACGAGACGTGGCTGGATCGAAGTTGTGGCCGGGGAACACGATACCACCCGGGATGAAGGCGATGAACAGAGAAGACGCGTGGTTAAGTTCAATGTCCACCGGCGGTTCTGCGGCGGAGTTTGCCCGTTCGATATCGGACTGATTCAGGTTGATAAGCCATTTGAGATGAACGAGAATGTTAGCTCGATTGCCCTGCCGAAGCAGTATCAGCAGTTCTCCGGTGATTGCATTGCGTCCGGGTGGGGATCTACGTCCACCACGGAGCGGCCGATGTATCCGGAAAAGCTGCGG AAAGCAGTACTACCGATAGTGGACTTCAAGACGTGCTACACATTCTGGTTCCAGGACGGTACGCCGGATGTTCTTTCCAACATCTGTGCCGGGCCAGAGGATGGATCGCGCAGTGTTTGCTCGGGAGACTCTGGCGGTCCGTTGACTCAGTTGGACGAAAAACGGAACAAGACGGTTCTGGTGGGAGTGGCGTCCTGGGGAGCGATCCCGTGTGGAATGGAACAGAAACCGGCTGTTTTTACAACTGTGGCGAACTATGTCGACTGGATAAAGGAGAATATGAGATAG